TTCCGGTATTTTCTTGCCGCTGCGTTCCAAAAGGCTGATGATCTTGGCGGCAATCATGTCGTTATAACAGATGATCGCGCTGCAGCCGTCGATCCGTTCGAGGAGGCGCTGCGCAAACGCAGCTTCGGAAAACATCGGCATGTCTTCCGTCGTATACCAGATCACGTGCTCGTCGGACATCACGAGGCCGTTCTTTTTCAGCCATTTCGCACAGCCGCTGTAACGCAGATGCCCCTGTATATCGTCCGATTTGAAAATGCCCGCGATGCGCGAATGCTTGCGCTCGACCAGATATTTCGCCGCCGCTTCTCCGCAGGCATGATCGTCCATCGCGACGAAGGGGAAGGAAAGATCCGCATAGTAACCGTTGATAAAGATGCAGGGGATGCCCTGTCTTTTGATCTGTGCGTACAGATCCGCATTGATGTTCGGCAGACCGCTCTTGGTTGGCTCGATGATAATCCCGTCCACGCCGTTTTTCAACATCGCGGCTAAAATTCGCATTTCGTTTTCCACTTTGTTGTGCGTGATCGACAGCTGCATCGAATAGCCGTTTTGCGTCAGCACATTGTCGATCCCCTTGATGATGCTCGGAAAGATATAGTCATCAAGATACGTCGTGATGACGCCGATGCTCATCGTGACCGCGTTCGCCGCTTGGGTCGCCGAAGCGATGTACGTCCCGCTGCCGCGCCTTCGCGCAAGCAGACCTTCGCTTTCCAGGATGCTGGTCGCCTGCCTTACCGTCTGTCGGCTGATCTTGAACATGCTCCCCAGCTCATTTTCTGATGGCAATCGATCGGCTATGCAAAAATCACCGCTGCGGATCCGCTCTCTTATCCAGTTCACCAGTTCTAGATATTTGGGGTCATTTTGCTTGGTCATACCCTATCCTTTCCTTGCGCCATCCGATCCCGCTGCCTGAATCCCGAAAGACGCCTATGCATTCTTACGCTTATTATATAAGTCGACGGTGACTGCCGCCAGCAAAACAAGTCCTTTGACTACGCGTTGGATATCAATCGACCAGCCGATCAGCGACATGCCGTTGTTCAATATGCCCATGATCAAAGCGCCGATGACCGCGCCGGAAATCGTTCCGATGCCGCCTTGCACCGCCGCGCCGCCGATATAACAGGCCGCGATCGCGTCAAGCTCGAAACTGTCGCCCGCTTTCGGCGTAGCCGACGCATTGCGCGCCGCAAGGACAATCCCCGCCAAACCTGCCAGCAGCCCCATGTTCGTATACACCCAAAACATGACTTTGTCCGTATTGATGCCCGACAACCGCGCCGCATTCACATTGCCGCCAACCGCATAAACCTGCCGTCCGGCCACCGTCTTGTCGGTAATAAAAGAATACACCAGAATCAGCACTAACATCAATAAGAGAACAAACGGCAAGCCCATATAAACGGCCAACTTGTAGGTAATAAAATTCAAGATCCCGATAATGACAGTCAGTTTAACGATCGGTTGCCAAATCGGCAAGACCGCAAAATGATGCTTGATCTTATTCCGCCGCGAACGGATTTCCAGCAACACCAGTACAACAGACACCACGATCCCGGCAACCAGCGCCAGCAATTCGACTCTTGTACCGCCCACTTGCATAAACACTTGCGGCAGATAACCCGCGCCGAACTGCGTGAACTCCTGCGGCAACGGGCCTTTGGTCTGCCCATTCAGGATGACCATCGTAAAACCGCGGAACAATAACATGTTCGCCAGTGTAACGATGAAAGGCGGAACCTTCAAGACTGCAATGAAAAAGCCTTGCCACATGCCGATCAGCACGCCCATGACCAGTACGACTGCAAACGTGACCGGTATCGAGATATGATAATCGACGACCATAATCGCCGCGGCCGCACCGCAGAAGGCCACGACCGAGCCGACCGAGAGATCGACATTCGCAGTCAAGCAACATAATAGCATGCCGATCGAAAGAATGACAATATAACTGTTTTGCATCACCAGATTATTGATGTTCATCGCCGCCGCATTTTTCCCGTCCGATAAAACGGTGAATATCACATAAATCAAAAACAAGGCGATCATCATGCCATATTGCTTTAAATTGCTCATCGCCGCTTTCTTGGGCTGAGCCGGAACATTGTGCAAAGTCGCGGTATTTTCTGCCGTATTGCTCATTGCGCCATTTTCTCCCTTCCAATATGCGTCATAATATTCTTCATGATCCGTTCCTGGGAAAACTCCGCTTTTTCCAGTTCGCCGACAATTTCCCCTTCATTGATAACATAGATTCTGTCACAAATACCGAGCAATTCCGGCATCTCCGAAGAAATCACGATAATCGCCTTTCCTTCATCCGCCAGAGAATTAATGACCTTATATATTTCATATTTTGCGCCGACGTCAATGCCGCGCGTCGGTTCATCCAACATTAGCACGTCTGGATTGGACAACATCCATTTTGCCAGAACCACTTTCTGCTGATTGCCGCCGGAAAGAGAGCCCACTGCTTGTTCGATCGAATTCGCCTTAATGTTGATTTTTTTCTGATACTCTTCGGCAGCATGGATCTCTTCATTTTCATCAATCACATTCCGTTTGGAAAATCTCGATTCCAAACTTGCCAGCGTCATATTCCACTTCAAATCATTGGGCAGTACCAGCCCATATTTTTTGCGATTTTCCGAGACATAGGCAATCTTGTGGTTAATCGCCTGTTTTATACTGTTTAACTGTATGGGTTGCCCGTTCTTTATAATGCTGCCCGATATATTTTCCCCATACGCCTTGCCAAATAAACTCATGGCCAGTTCCGTCCGTCCCGCGCCCATCAATCCGGCCAAGCCTACCACTTCGCCGCTGCGCACATACAGTGAAATATCCTGCAACACTTTGCGCGTCAAATCATCCGGGCTGTACACGTTCCAATCCTTCACTTCAAACACAACGTCGCCGATTTTACTGTCACGCTCCGGATAGCGGTTGGTTAATTCCCGGCCAACCATGCCTTTGATAATCCGATCTTCTTCAATCTCTTCCTCGCTCTTCTCGATCGTTTCAATCGTACGCCCGTCACGAATGACTGTGATCGCATCGGCAACCCGACTCACTTCATTCAATTTATGTGAAATCATGATGCATGTAATGCCTTGCTGTTTTAGCGCCAGCATGATTTCCAGCAGAATATTGCTTTCTTCATCATTCAATGCCGCTGTCGGTTCATCCAAAATCAAAAGTTCCACTTTTTTAGCCAAAGCCTTCGCAATTTCAATGAGTTGCTGTTTCCCCACGCCTAACGTGTTGACCATCTGGCTTAAATCTTCATTATCCATGCCGATCTTGCGCAAGACTTCCCGCGCACGCCGATCCGTCTCATCCCAGTCAATTACGCCCGGCATCGACTTCACTTCATTGCCGAGAAAAACATTTTCCGCAATCGAAAGATACGGAATCAACGCAAGCTCCTGATGGATAATAACAATGCCCTTTTTTTCGCTGCTGCGAATCGTATTGAATTTGCATACCTCGCCCTTGTAAAGAATATCGCCGCTATACGATCCATGTGGATAGACGCCCGAAAGAACATTCATCAACGTCGACTTTCCCGCGCCGTTTTCGCCGCACAGTGCATGGATTTCGCCTTTCTTAATACTAAGATTGACGTCATCCAACGCTTTAACGCCGGAAAACTCCTTGGTGATATGCTTCATCTCCAAGATAATGTCCGCCATGCCTTTTGCTCAGCTCCCTTATAATCAGCGGGCGGAAAACGCTCTTGCCGCTTTCCGCCCCCCGATACGTTTAATGTCGCCTATTGAAGATCGGTCTTCTTATAGTAACCCGAATCGATCAGTTCCTTTTGGATGTTTTCTTTATCTACAGGAACCGGCGTGCACAGATAAGACGGAACCATTTTCTTCTTATTGTTGTAAGAAGTCGTGTCGTTTATCTCAGGCTGGCCGCCTTCGAGTACGGCCTGTACCATCTTGACGCATTTGTCAGCCAACACGCGCGTATCTTTGAAGATCGTCATCGACTGTTTGCCCGACATGATGTTCTTCGAAGCCATCAACTCCGCATCTTGCCCGGTAATAAGCGGCCATTTTTGGCCCACTTTGTAGCCTGCGCCTTCCAGTGCGGCGGCAACGCCGTAGCTGATGCCGTCAAACGGGCTGACTACGATGTCCAGGTTCTTCCCGGTGCTGTAATAACCGGACAGGATGTCTTCCATGCGTTTTTGTGCAACTTCCTGCGACCAACGCAACGTACAGATCGTATCGAACTTGGTTTGTCCGGACACGCAGACCAGCTGGCCTTTGTCCAGGTAAGGCTTCAGGACTTCGAACACACCTGCGTTCAGGAAATGCGCATTGTTGTCATCCGGCGATCCGGCAAAGAACTCGATATTGTACGGGCCTTTGCCTTCTTTCAGACCCATCTTGGTTTCGATATATTTACCGATGGCAACGCCTACGCCCTTATTGTCGAACGTCGCGTAATAAGAAACGCTGTCGGTGTCCATCAACAGCCGGTCATACGCGATGACAGGGATGTTGTTGCTTTTCGCCTGTGCCAGGACATTGACCAATGCATTGGAGTCGATCGCAGCGACGACCAGGCAGTTTGCCCCGCCGGTGATCATGTTCTCGAGCTGCGATACCTGCGCCTGCACATCATCCTCGGCGTATTGCAGGTCCACCGTGTAACCGAGTTTCTCCAGTTTCTCCTTCATGTTCTTACCGTCTTGAATCCAACGCTGTGAAGACTGCGTCGGCATTGCGACGCCGATCTTCTTGCCGCCTGCCTTTTTCGCGCCGTCGGCCGCCGGTTTTTCCCCGCTATTGCCGCACCCTGCCATGACCACTAAGAACAAACAAGATAATAGCACCGCTACGAGTTTCTTACATTTCATCTGCGCATTCCTCCTGAATTAATAAATTATTCCTTTCCTGGCCAGCCGAGAGAATCATCGAATGTTTCAGCCGCTACTTCTTTTCGCCTCCTCGCTTTGCAGAACTGCCATCCCTCTCCCTTTGTTCCCTGCGCCCGGTCAGAATGAAATACCCCGTAATTCAACAAGCCCTCCACCGCAAACATCTTACAACTATTTATTCATTCTTCACATTTGTCATACAACTTACTTTAAATTTACTACTGCTGTCTGAAAATTGCAAGTAGTTTTACTATAAGATTGTTTTTGAATGAACAGAAAAATAAGAGCAACGGATTTTTTGTCCGTTGCTCTCTCTTTTGTTTTTTAAATTATGCTTTTTCTACGCCAAACGCATATTTCGTCATTGTCGAAAAGACTTGCTCCTTCGTCAGGACACAGGAGGGGAAATCTTCGTGATGAATCGCATCCGGAAAGCCCTGCGTTTCGAGGCAAAGCCCCGCATAGCGGCACGTCTTTCCGGCAGAGACCGCCAGACCTTCGGGGATGTAGTTTCCGGTGTACAGCACGACGCTTGGCGCATCCGTCTCGATCGTCAGCTTGCGACCGCTCGCCGCATCATAGAGCCTGATCTCGCCGTTGTTGTGACTGTCGAGGACGAACGGATGGTCATAACCGCTGCCGACCTTGCGGTTCCGCTCATCCTTGTCGTTTAGGCCGTCGGCGATCCTGCGACCCTTTCTGAAATCGAAAACCGAGCCGGACACGTCGCAGCGTGTTCCCGTCGGCAAGAGATCGTCGGTCAGTTCCAGATAGCGACTGCTGTCGAGCGTCAGGACATGCTGCCCGATCTCGTCTTTCAGATCGCCGCTTAGATTGAAATAGCTGTGATTGGTCGGATTCAAGAGCGTCGTCTTATCCGTTTCTCCCCGGTAGCGGATGATGAGCTCATCGTTCTCCGTCAGCGTATAGCGAACCTTCATCTGCAGCGTTCCCGGATAGCCGTCCTCTTTGTCCAGGCTGATATGCGAAAACTCGATGCTCTCGCCATCCTCTTCGTGGAGAACCTTCGCATCCCAGAGCGCCTTGTGAAAACCTTTTTCCCCGCCATGAAGATGGTTTGCCCCATCGTTGGCCGCCAGAGCGTAGCGCACACCCTCCAGTTCGAACTGCGCCCCTTTGATCCTTCCGGCGACCCTGCCCAGGACGACGCCCGCGTAAATCGCGTTTTCCTGGTATCCGGCCAGATCCGAAAAACCAAGGACAACATTCGCGAAGACCCCGTTCCGATCCGGCGTCACGATCTTAGTGATCGCACAGCCGTAATCCAGACAGGAAACCTGCATCCCGTTCCTGTTCTCGAGCGTATATTCATAGACCGCTTTTCGCTTCGTTTCACCAAATAACCGTTTGCTGACCGTCATGCTTTTCCTCCCGTTCTGCTCACCCTCAAAATTCTTCAGCTACGTTTTCTCTCCTTACACCGATTCCGCATCCAAAGCAGACAATCCTGCCGCCAGGGCGAAATGCGCAGAAAATAAAACTTAGCCTGCCTTTGGGGTCACATTCATCTTAGCGGCGCGCTCTGCGATTACCCGCCGCAAATTGGTCATTGCAGCCCGCCACTGAATCATCCCTACGCTCGGCGTCTTCATCATCTGCTCCGCTTTTTCAAGCATAAGAACACCGATGCTGTCCGGGACAACCGCCCGATGATCGATTTGTCTTTTTTCCAACTCAAACCGTCTGGAATAAACTCTGTATTGGCCTTCTTTATTGCTCTTATATATATACATTTGATAATTTCCCGCTGAAAGCAGCCTTGAGCGATATTGGTCAAACCAAATTAAATCCTCATCATCGACCGTTGCGCCAACCCAAACCCACCTGTCATCTCCATCCAGCTTGTTCAGCCAGTTTGCCTCTGTTCCCAACAAATAATCGGTCAGTGCCGCAAAAAACAATTCATTCATGGAATGCGGCGCAAACGAATCATCCGTATGCGGCCACACCTTTTGCTGCGCATTATAATAGACTTCCTGCGCTTGTGTACATTTCACCTCGCGATCCGCACTTACCTCAAATCGCAGTTTCTTCAAACTTTCTTTTATATTTTCCGTCTCGGAAACATACTCGCATTTAAACCAGGCGGTTATGTAGCGCGCGTCGCCAACCTTTTCCGCTTTCAGGCTGGAAGCATCGACATAATAAGCGGCTTTTTCCGTAGACCCCAGCCATTGCCACTCCGCCGCTTCTACCGAACCTCCAAGCACCTGCAGCACGAACAGGCACAGCATTAAAATTCTTAGCATCCCCTGTTGCTCCCCTCGTTTTTCTCGACGCAAGATGGATCATTTTCGCCGCGCTTCCTTATACGGCCTTTTTTCCCTACTCCAAAGCGTTTCGCCTGCGCATAAGATAGCCCTTAAACTGCGGCACGGTGAAATCGACTTCGCCCGCTCCGGCGGAATAGATAAAACCTTTATGGATCAACTGGTTTCGAACCGGCGAAAGACTTTGCACGTTGCTCTCCATTTTCAGCGCAATTTGACTCATCGTGCAAGGCAGCGCCTCGCATTCGGCCATCGCCAGCATAAACGTCTTTTCTTTCGGCGTGGCTCTGTCGTAACGCACCTTAAAAAAGCTGTCGTCAATGCTCTTTTCAAATGCCGCATAGGCGGCGTCCACAGCGGACAGGCTGATTTCTTGTTTCGTGCGAAACTCCCAGACCTGTTTGCCGTATTCCTGAATGAAATAAGGATAGCCGCGCGTCACTTGGACGATTTTCTTTACGGCGTCCTTGGTATACGAAACGCCAAGCACTTTGGCAGGTTCCGTGAGCGCCAGCCAGGCCGCTTCCTCTTGCAGCGAGTCAACCGAGACAAAGCTGAAGAGCCGCTCCGCATACGATTTGATATCGCCGGCCATTTTCGTCACCTTCGGCAGCCCCGCGCCAAAAAGCGCAAGCGGCAAACCTTTTTGGTTGCAGCGATGAACGGCCGCGATCAAGGCTTCGAATTCCTCTTCTTTTAAATACTGGATTTCATCAATAAAAAGACAGACCGCCCGCTGATTCTTCTGCGCCAGCGAGCCCAGCGCGACAAACAGTTCCGTCAGGTCGTTTTGAAAATTCCCCGTATCCGATACGCCAACCGCCGCTTCGATTTCATCCTTTAAACCGAAGCCGATCTCGCCCTCCGGCGAATACGTGATTTGAAACGCTTTCAGTACCGCAAACGTCTTGTGTAAAAAACTTTTCGCCTGTTCCTTCGTGCTGGTCTGCTGCATCAGCTTCTGCACGTGAAACGCAATCGCCGCCTTAAAGGAAGAGCGTTCCGACACTTCGATGTGTTCATAAAGGACATCGTTTGCTTCGGCAATTGACTCTATCTTATTCAACAAAACAGTCTTGCCAACGCCGCGCAAACCGTAATAAACAACCGAGCGCGTAGGATAGCCCTGCGCCATGGCCGCAATCGATTCCGCAGCTTTCTTGAGCATCTCTTCGCGTCCGGCTAAATAACCCGGAATAAGCCCCGCCCCGGGCGTATAAGGATTCGGCAGCATCGTATCCGCTCCTTTTAACCTGATTCTCTTTTTATTATATATGATGCATGAAACGAACCGCAATTTTCGTTTTATCTCCGCTTATAACGCAAAAGCGCCTGCACAGAAAAACGAGGTCAGCGGATTTTTTGTTCCGCTGGCCCCGTTTCTTATTGTATTCACTTTTTCACTGCCTTCACACAATCTTTTCAAGAGGTAGCCACAACCTTATCTGCCCCAGATGCGCACAACGTCTTCCGGCCCGGCAAGCTCGCGTCCCATTGCGTTCGCGATGGCCGCGATTCGTTCAACCAAGGCTTCGTTGGTCGCCAGCACGCCTTTGCTGTAATAGATATTGTCTTCGATGCCGACGCGCACATGTCCGCCGAGCGCCATCGCCATTACGGACAAATTCACATGCTGCGGCCCAATCACCGAAACGCTCCAGACGGCGTCGGGCGGCAAACTGTCGTATAGAAAAAATAAATTCTTCGGCGTTGCCGGTAATGAACCTTTTACGCCTAATACGAAATTAAAGAGCAGCGGCCCTTTTAAGAGTCCTTCTTTTTGCAAGCGAATCGCATTGTGAATCATCGCCGCGTCAAACACTTCAATCTCCGGTTTGATGTTTTGCTCCAGCATCGTTTTTGCCAGATACTCCACCAGTTTCGGTTCATTCGCATTGACGCTGGCAGGAAAATTGGACGATCCGGTGGACAAACTGCCTGAGAGCGGACGCAGCTCCAGTCCCTCCGCTCTCGCCTCGCCGGACGTTCCGCCGCGCGCGCCCGTTGAAATTTGCGTTACGATGGGGCAACCTGCCTCATCCAGCAAACGCAGGATTTCCGCAAAATATATCCGCTCGCAAGTGGGCGCGCCTTCTGCATCGCGCGCATGAATATGGGCAACCGCTGCGCCTTTTTCGTAGCAGGCGATAAGATCCTCCGCAATCTCAAGCGGGGTTATCGGCACATGCGGCGTCATCGCTTGGGTGGGTACGTTCCCCGTTGGCGCAATTGTGATTATCAGTTTTTCCATTTCATTTCACCTTCCGTTTGCATATACTTAAATCGTTTTGCCAAACGCAGTAAAAGCGTCCCGCATGGCCGCGACTAATTCATCCGCCTGGTCTTTCGTAAGAATCAGCGGCGGCGTTACAAGAAACTGATCGCCGTTCACGCCGTCCGCATTTCCCGTGCCGGGATATACGATCACGCCATGTTCCGCCAGAGTCTGCGTAAGGCGCGCCGCCATCCCCTTGGCCAGCGGATAGGGTTCCTTGCTTGTTTTGTCTTTGACGATTTCCACGCCGAGCAGCAGCCCTTTGCCGCGCACATCGCCGACAAACGGGAACCGCAGCAACGTTTCTTTCAGCCGGTTCAGCAGATACGCGCCGACAGTGCGGGCATTTGCCGCAATCTTATCTTTGATCAACACCCGAACAACCGACAACGCCACCGCGGCGGACAGGGGATTGCCGCCGTAGGTATGCCCGTGCACAAAAACGCCCGAGCCTTGTTTAAAGGCATCATAAATCTTTTGCGAAGCAATGACCGCTCCCAGCGGCGAATAGCCTGCGCTCATCCCTTTGGCCGCGCAGATCAAATCCGGCACGACCTCAAAATCATCGATCGCAAACAGCGAGCCGGTGCGGCCAAAACCCGCCATCACTTCATCGTCAATCATCAGGATGTCGTATTGGTCGCAAATTTGACGCACGATTTTGCTGTAATTTCGATGCGGCACAATCGCGCCGCACGCGGCTCCGCCTACCGGTTCACTGATAAACCCCGCGACGTACTCCGCGCCTTCCGTCTTGATGCAGCGCTCCAAATCCTGCGCGCACTCGACGCCACAGCTTTCCGGCTTCTTGTCAAACGGACAACGGTAACAGTAGGCTGGCGCAATATGCGGAAAGTCGAGCAGCAGCGGCGTATATTTTTTACGGCGTCCATCGCCCGTCATCGACAGCGCGCCGAGCGTGTTACCGTGAAAACTTTTCCAGCGTGAAATGATTCTGTATTTTGAGCTTTGCCCGTCGCGCTCCACGTAGTACTGACGCGCCATTTTCAGCGCCGACTCGGTCGCTTCCGACCCGCCCGACACCAGATACAACTTGCTCAGATCGCCCGGCGCTACTTCCGCTACCAAGTCCGCCAATTCCTGAATCGGTTTGGATGTCCAGCGCGACAAATGGCTAAAGGCCACTTTGCCTGCCTGTTTCATCATCGCCTCCAGCACAACCGGATGCGCATGGCCGAGATTCGATACAGCCGCTCCCGAAGCCGCATCGATATAGCGTTTACCTGCGGTATCATACAGATAAATGCCTTCTCCATAGTCGACTTCCAGCAGCTCTTTATTGACGGCGCGATAAAATACATTGCTCATTTTCCTGGCCTCCGTTGCTAGACTTAAATTTTTCCATAGTATATCATCTAGTTATCAAGATAAAAAACGATTGTTTTATATCATTTCAATCACTTTTTTATATACCTGATAAGGAGTGAGCTTATGGAATTACGTCAGTTGCAAATTTTCTGCGCCTCGGCCCAGACGCTTAACTTTACCAAGGCCGGTGCAAAGCTGGGCTATGCGCAGTCAAACATCACCAGCCAAATCCGGCAGCTGGAGGACGAACTGCAAATAAAATTGTTCGAACGTCTGGGGCGCGGCATCCAACTGACAAGCGAAGGCAAAAGCTTTCTGCAAAATGCCGAAAAAATTTTGCAGTTATGCGAACGCGCCAAAGAAGAATTTTCACCCGACGTCTATCGGGGTACGATCCAGATTGGCGCTGCCGAAACGCTCTGCGTCTATCGCCTGCCGCAGATTTTAACAACCTATCGCAAACAACATCCGCTAGTCGAAATCCGCATCCATACCGAAAGTTGCGAAACGCTTTCTGCACGGCTTAAAAGCAATGATATCGATGCCGCCTTGGTCTTGACCGATCAAATCAGCGCTCCCGATTTCATCGTGAACACGCTGCACGAAGAACGCATGGCCATTGTCGCAAGCCCCTTGCACAAGCTGGCCGCGAAAGAAACCATTTTGCCTCAGGATTTTTCCGGCGCGTCTTTGATCCTCACTTCGCCCGGCTGCGGCTACCGGCCCTTAATTCTTTCCATGCTCAAAGAATATGACGTGAAACCAAGCTCGATCATGGAACTCTCCAGTGTCGGCGCGATCAAAGAGTGTACGATTTGCAACCTCGGCCTTTCCATCCTGCCAAAAATCGCCGTCCAAAACGAATTGGCACGCGGACAGTTGGTCGAACTCCACTGGGGCGGCCCTGCCTTCCCGGTGAAAACGCAACTGCTCTACCATCGCGAAAAATGGCTCACGCCCGCACTGCGCGCTTTTTTAGACCTCTGCCGCAGTCTATAAAAAATAGACATGTTGGCCCTGTTTTTATTTGAATTGGTAGTAGAAACGAAAAAACGGCTTACGACATAATGCCGTAAACCATTGATTCAGCTAAATGTTTATGATGTTTTTTTGTGAATGTCTTTTGAATGGAAATTTTGCTACATAGCTTTTATCGGCCTATTCTCTCAATATAATTTCGTGATCTTCGCTCTTTATATTCTACTGAATAAAAAACACATCAAATAAAGCATAAATGATGCTATGGTATGTATGAAAACAGCTATACTAAATCGTTTGAATTTATCATAAAACCAATTCACAAAAAAAGATAATCCAATATAATACACCGCTGGAACACCGGTGTGGATTGACGCAAAGAACAGTGAACATATTATATATGCCCATCTCTTGCTATAAGACTGTAAAGAATTAAATAGAATAAGAAAAACACCTGCTTCACAGGCTATATTTCTTAAAATCATCAACATACTTTGTATATATCCATTTTTACTTGTAAATTGAATCACCTCAGGTGGAAACTCTTTAGCAAACTCCACACATAGCCACGCGGTTACACTAACATAAATAGACATTGCCACTAATACTTTTAAAAAAATCTTAGTTCTAAAAACACCTATATTTTTTTCAATCCATTCTTTATAAGACTCTTTGTAAGCGTTATCTATACATTTTCTTTGGTTAATAATCATTAAATAAGCACTTATGCTTGCCGCGTACATAAAAAATCTTATCAACTGTGTATTAAAAAATATGTCTGTACCAATCCCTAAAAATATATTTATGATGGCAACAATAAAAACATCTCCTTTTGTATAAGAATACTCTTCACTCTGACCTTTACTCATCATGTTTTTATCTGCCCTTTCTTTTGCTGCAAACACGGGGATGGTTCGATTTTTCATTTTAGATTTAAATAAGGGACGCCAAAGAACGATTCGTCTCGTTTCCTGCTTCAAATATTAGGCCC
Above is a genomic segment from Azotosporobacter soli containing:
- the chvE gene encoding multiple monosaccharide ABC transporter substrate-binding protein translates to MKCKKLVAVLLSCLFLVVMAGCGNSGEKPAADGAKKAGGKKIGVAMPTQSSQRWIQDGKNMKEKLEKLGYTVDLQYAEDDVQAQVSQLENMITGGANCLVVAAIDSNALVNVLAQAKSNNIPVIAYDRLLMDTDSVSYYATFDNKGVGVAIGKYIETKMGLKEGKGPYNIEFFAGSPDDNNAHFLNAGVFEVLKPYLDKGQLVCVSGQTKFDTICTLRWSQEVAQKRMEDILSGYYSTGKNLDIVVSPFDGISYGVAAALEGAGYKVGQKWPLITGQDAELMASKNIMSGKQSMTIFKDTRVLADKCVKMVQAVLEGGQPEINDTTSYNNKKKMVPSYLCTPVPVDKENIQKELIDSGYYKKTDLQ
- the mmsB gene encoding multiple monosaccharide ABC transporter permease encodes the protein MSNTAENTATLHNVPAQPKKAAMSNLKQYGMMIALFLIYVIFTVLSDGKNAAAMNINNLVMQNSYIVILSIGMLLCCLTANVDLSVGSVVAFCGAAAAIMVVDYHISIPVTFAVVLVMGVLIGMWQGFFIAVLKVPPFIVTLANMLLFRGFTMVILNGQTKGPLPQEFTQFGAGYLPQVFMQVGGTRVELLALVAGIVVSVVLVLLEIRSRRNKIKHHFAVLPIWQPIVKLTVIIGILNFITYKLAVYMGLPFVLLLMLVLILVYSFITDKTVAGRQVYAVGGNVNAARLSGINTDKVMFWVYTNMGLLAGLAGIVLAARNASATPKAGDSFELDAIAACYIGGAAVQGGIGTISGAVIGALIMGILNNGMSLIGWSIDIQRVVKGLVLLAAVTVDLYNKRKNA
- a CDS encoding 3-keto-5-aminohexanoate cleavage protein, which encodes MEKLIITIAPTGNVPTQAMTPHVPITPLEIAEDLIACYEKGAAVAHIHARDAEGAPTCERIYFAEILRLLDEAGCPIVTQISTGARGGTSGEARAEGLELRPLSGSLSTGSSNFPASVNANEPKLVEYLAKTMLEQNIKPEIEVFDAAMIHNAIRLQKEGLLKGPLLFNFVLGVKGSLPATPKNLFFLYDSLPPDAVWSVSVIGPQHVNLSVMAMALGGHVRVGIEDNIYYSKGVLATNEALVERIAAIANAMGRELAGPEDVVRIWGR
- a CDS encoding GntR family transcriptional regulator, translated to MTKQNDPKYLELVNWIRERIRSGDFCIADRLPSENELGSMFKISRQTVRQATSILESEGLLARRRGSGTYIASATQAANAVTMSIGVITTYLDDYIFPSIIKGIDNVLTQNGYSMQLSITHNKVENEMRILAAMLKNGVDGIIIEPTKSGLPNINADLYAQIKRQGIPCIFINGYYADLSFPFVAMDDHACGEAAAKYLVERKHSRIAGIFKSDDIQGHLRYSGCAKWLKKNGLVMSDEHVIWYTTEDMPMFSEAAFAQRLLERIDGCSAIICYNDMIAAKIISLLERSGKKIPEDLSLISFDNSDLSVNSAIALTTFSHPKAELGKAAASNLLRLIKQEKYAATVKFAPELVERDSVRTL
- a CDS encoding aldose epimerase family protein; translation: MTVSKRLFGETKRKAVYEYTLENRNGMQVSCLDYGCAITKIVTPDRNGVFANVVLGFSDLAGYQENAIYAGVVLGRVAGRIKGAQFELEGVRYALAANDGANHLHGGEKGFHKALWDAKVLHEEDGESIEFSHISLDKEDGYPGTLQMKVRYTLTENDELIIRYRGETDKTTLLNPTNHSYFNLSGDLKDEIGQHVLTLDSSRYLELTDDLLPTGTRCDVSGSVFDFRKGRRIADGLNDKDERNRKVGSGYDHPFVLDSHNNGEIRLYDAASGRKLTIETDAPSVVLYTGNYIPEGLAVSAGKTCRYAGLCLETQGFPDAIHHEDFPSCVLTKEQVFSTMTKYAFGVEKA
- the mmsA gene encoding multiple monosaccharide ABC transporter ATP-binding protein, with translation MADIILEMKHITKEFSGVKALDDVNLSIKKGEIHALCGENGAGKSTLMNVLSGVYPHGSYSGDILYKGEVCKFNTIRSSEKKGIVIIHQELALIPYLSIAENVFLGNEVKSMPGVIDWDETDRRAREVLRKIGMDNEDLSQMVNTLGVGKQQLIEIAKALAKKVELLILDEPTAALNDEESNILLEIMLALKQQGITCIMISHKLNEVSRVADAITVIRDGRTIETIEKSEEEIEEDRIIKGMVGRELTNRYPERDSKIGDVVFEVKDWNVYSPDDLTRKVLQDISLYVRSGEVVGLAGLMGAGRTELAMSLFGKAYGENISGSIIKNGQPIQLNSIKQAINHKIAYVSENRKKYGLVLPNDLKWNMTLASLESRFSKRNVIDENEEIHAAEEYQKKINIKANSIEQAVGSLSGGNQQKVVLAKWMLSNPDVLMLDEPTRGIDVGAKYEIYKVINSLADEGKAIIVISSEMPELLGICDRIYVINEGEIVGELEKAEFSQERIMKNIMTHIGREKMAQ
- a CDS encoding AAA family ATPase; protein product: MLPNPYTPGAGLIPGYLAGREEMLKKAAESIAAMAQGYPTRSVVYYGLRGVGKTVLLNKIESIAEANDVLYEHIEVSERSSFKAAIAFHVQKLMQQTSTKEQAKSFLHKTFAVLKAFQITYSPEGEIGFGLKDEIEAAVGVSDTGNFQNDLTELFVALGSLAQKNQRAVCLFIDEIQYLKEEEFEALIAAVHRCNQKGLPLALFGAGLPKVTKMAGDIKSYAERLFSFVSVDSLQEEAAWLALTEPAKVLGVSYTKDAVKKIVQVTRGYPYFIQEYGKQVWEFRTKQEISLSAVDAAYAAFEKSIDDSFFKVRYDRATPKEKTFMLAMAECEALPCTMSQIALKMESNVQSLSPVRNQLIHKGFIYSAGAGEVDFTVPQFKGYLMRRRNALE